The following are encoded together in the Mesoterricola sediminis genome:
- a CDS encoding SDR family oxidoreductase, translating into MGKTDGENRTWWLLVGGRRRLGRRLAEALAPEHDLVLTSSAPWEGEEAWISELSKQSHVRCLLWDAASPALVPSMMADLEALGAAGVRLNSCVVVSGTFPETPLGAWTPQDLEDLWRVNLTFPLLVAQAVAPHLADGGCLQFLLDTAIHKPFRKRLPYSAAKAGLAALVPGLARTLAPRVRVVGHALGTALPGPQDDPAFLASRSLTGRIGTPEDLARSLTFAAESPYLTGEVITLDGGTRWI; encoded by the coding sequence ATGGGGAAGACCGACGGGGAGAACCGGACCTGGTGGCTGCTGGTGGGAGGCCGGAGACGGCTGGGCCGCAGGCTTGCGGAGGCCCTGGCCCCGGAGCACGATCTGGTCCTCACGTCCTCCGCGCCCTGGGAGGGCGAGGAAGCGTGGATCTCTGAACTTTCCAAACAGTCACACGTGAGGTGCTTGCTCTGGGATGCGGCAAGCCCCGCGCTTGTCCCTTCGATGATGGCAGATCTCGAGGCCCTGGGGGCGGCCGGCGTGCGCCTAAATTCGTGTGTCGTCGTGAGCGGCACCTTCCCCGAGACGCCCCTGGGCGCCTGGACCCCCCAGGACCTCGAGGACCTCTGGCGGGTGAACCTCACCTTTCCCCTCCTGGTCGCCCAGGCCGTCGCCCCTCACCTGGCGGACGGCGGGTGCCTCCAGTTCCTCCTCGACACGGCCATCCACAAGCCCTTCCGGAAGCGCCTCCCCTATTCCGCCGCCAAGGCCGGCCTCGCCGCCCTCGTCCCGGGCCTCGCCCGGACCCTGGCGCCCCGGGTGCGGGTGGTGGGGCACGCCCTGGGCACCGCCCTGCCCGGCCCCCAGGACGACCCCGCCTTCCTGGCGTCCCGGAGCCTGACCGGGCGCATCGGCACCCCGGAGGACCTGGCCCGGAGCCTCACCTTCGCCGCCGAGAGCCCCTACCTCACCGGGGAGGTCATCACCCTGGACGGCGGCACCCGCTGGATCTAA
- a CDS encoding MFS transporter, with protein sequence MALNASASSAGIVMGVSLAALLLAAMDSTVVSTLLPAMMRDLGGSGTAPWLVSGFILAQTLAAPLFGSLSDAVGVRTAFALACILFAMGSGWVALAPSVSMAIAARILQGLGAGGIVILVYTFVAQASGPNDRPKRQGMISGIWGIAAILGPLLGMAVEFMAGWRWVFLLNLPILGVLLYLLLTRLPTLDQPAGTPALDPVGLVLISLGVTAGLLAMTPASTGLAAPWRTICILAAAGIAGVLAVRCLSKAPERTALISGPGMAAIGATAAAAFILYATITFLPIFLQTDLHKPVAAASMIVLAGSLGWVLGSLACGRVLAKLGYRKVALAAAVLMATACALLGLSALMEWWLGLMGAEFLLGLGMGGVANTTLLAAQNHSAPGRLGTTTGTIQLARSLGGVIGVNLFAALTNLMNSSTPWALSMGSSAPGTQGYALALFSLLPVAALAAIAALKLPITYATAGKEMSSSTAAGTGEQS encoded by the coding sequence GTGGCACTGAACGCATCCGCCTCCTCTGCCGGTATTGTCATGGGCGTGAGCCTGGCCGCCCTGCTCCTGGCCGCCATGGATAGCACCGTGGTGAGCACCCTCCTCCCTGCCATGATGAGGGATCTGGGGGGATCAGGGACTGCCCCGTGGCTGGTTTCCGGATTCATCCTGGCCCAGACCTTGGCAGCGCCCCTGTTCGGGAGCCTGTCGGACGCCGTCGGAGTTCGTACGGCATTCGCCTTGGCCTGCATTCTCTTTGCGATGGGCTCTGGCTGGGTGGCCTTGGCGCCCAGCGTCTCCATGGCCATCGCCGCCCGGATCCTCCAAGGCCTCGGCGCCGGTGGCATCGTCATCCTTGTCTATACCTTCGTCGCGCAGGCCAGCGGCCCCAACGACCGGCCGAAACGGCAGGGGATGATCAGCGGCATCTGGGGCATCGCGGCCATCCTGGGCCCTCTGCTGGGAATGGCCGTCGAATTCATGGCCGGATGGCGGTGGGTCTTCCTCCTGAACCTGCCCATCCTCGGAGTACTCCTGTATCTGCTCCTGACCCGGCTCCCCACCCTTGATCAGCCGGCGGGCACACCAGCCCTGGATCCGGTCGGGCTTGTACTGATTTCCCTGGGTGTGACCGCAGGGCTCCTGGCCATGACCCCGGCATCCACGGGTCTGGCCGCCCCATGGCGGACCATCTGCATCCTGGCCGCCGCTGGCATTGCAGGTGTCCTTGCGGTCCGATGCCTTTCGAAGGCTCCTGAAAGGACGGCCCTCATCTCTGGGCCTGGGATGGCGGCGATCGGGGCCACGGCGGCCGCGGCGTTCATCCTCTATGCCACCATCACTTTCCTTCCCATTTTCCTCCAAACCGACCTGCACAAGCCGGTCGCCGCAGCCAGCATGATTGTCCTGGCGGGTTCCCTGGGCTGGGTCCTCGGGTCGTTGGCCTGTGGGCGAGTCCTGGCCAAGCTGGGGTACCGCAAGGTGGCTCTGGCAGCAGCCGTCCTCATGGCCACCGCCTGCGCCCTCCTCGGGCTCAGCGCCCTCATGGAATGGTGGCTTGGGCTGATGGGCGCCGAGTTCCTGCTGGGCCTGGGAATGGGCGGAGTCGCCAATACCACTCTCCTCGCAGCGCAGAACCATTCGGCCCCGGGGAGGCTGGGGACCACGACCGGGACGATCCAACTGGCCCGGTCCCTGGGAGGCGTCATCGGAGTCAACCTGTTTGCGGCCCTCACCAACCTGATGAACTCCAGTACGCCATGGGCCCTGAGCATGGGGTCGTCCGCCCCCGGAACCCAGGGTTATGCCCTGGCTCTGTTCAGCCTGTTGCCTGTCGCGGCCCTGGCGGCCATCGCCGCCCTGAAGCTGCCCATCACCTATGCCACGGCCGGGAAGGAAATGTCCTCATCCACTGCCGCCGGGACAGGAGAACAATCATGA
- a CDS encoding radical SAM protein, whose translation MRFKVNEIFHSIQGEGSRAGRPCVFIRLTGCPLRCSYCDTTYAFHEGEFMDLEAILARVRSMAGAPGKGPNAPFVELTGGEPLAHPDAPALLSALLDAGYEVALETAGSHDIGRVDPRVVKIVDRKTPGSGESARWLESNLAHLVPGQDELKLVLTSEADYAWARAWCLEKGVLDRFDVLFSPVWGALDPAWLAERIVADGLPVRFQLQLHKLVWGAETRGV comes from the coding sequence TTGCGCTTCAAAGTCAATGAAATCTTCCATTCCATCCAGGGCGAAGGCTCCAGGGCCGGCCGGCCCTGCGTGTTCATCCGCCTCACCGGGTGCCCCCTCCGCTGCAGCTACTGCGACACCACCTACGCCTTCCATGAGGGGGAATTCATGGACCTGGAGGCCATCCTGGCCCGGGTGCGGTCCATGGCGGGCGCCCCGGGGAAGGGCCCCAATGCCCCCTTCGTGGAGCTGACCGGGGGCGAGCCCCTGGCCCATCCCGACGCGCCGGCCCTCCTGTCGGCGCTCCTGGACGCGGGCTACGAGGTGGCCCTGGAGACCGCCGGCAGCCACGACATCGGCCGGGTGGACCCCCGGGTCGTGAAGATCGTGGACCGGAAGACCCCCGGCAGCGGGGAATCCGCCCGGTGGCTGGAGTCCAACCTGGCCCACCTGGTGCCCGGCCAGGACGAGCTGAAGCTGGTGCTGACCTCGGAGGCGGACTACGCCTGGGCCCGGGCCTGGTGCCTGGAGAAGGGCGTCCTGGACCGGTTCGACGTGCTCTTCAGCCCCGTGTGGGGCGCCCTGGACCCGGCCTGGCTGGCGGAGCGCATCGTGGCGGATGGCCTCCCCGTGCGCTTCCAGCTCCAGCTGCACAAGCTCGTCTGGGGGGCGGAGACCCGGGGCGTCTGA
- a CDS encoding DUF2911 domain-containing protein: protein MRALPFFVALPAALALQAQPTVVKPYQPSPAASVSQDLGASTVKIDYSSPAVKGRKIWGGLVPYDHIWRAGANNATVFTFSDPVKIGGKELAAGSYAFFAVPGEKAWKLIFNRNPKQWGDYTHKDEEDVVSFEVKPMPMPHLQERLTYALAVKSDTALVATLAWEKVAVAFEIGLDAPGLYWAYLNRTLAGAKPDEYVPFLRGARYCLDSGTHLDQGLAWADQSIKAKETYGNLETKARLLHRTGRAAEALPLLKKALDLAVAAQVPQDYTDGLKKTLADWQGK from the coding sequence ATGCGCGCGCTTCCCTTCTTCGTCGCCCTTCCGGCCGCCCTGGCCCTCCAGGCCCAGCCCACGGTCGTCAAGCCCTACCAGCCCAGCCCCGCCGCCAGCGTCTCCCAGGACCTCGGCGCCAGCACGGTGAAGATCGACTACAGCAGCCCCGCCGTCAAGGGGCGCAAGATCTGGGGCGGCCTCGTCCCCTACGACCACATCTGGCGGGCCGGCGCCAACAACGCCACCGTGTTCACCTTCAGCGACCCCGTGAAGATCGGCGGGAAGGAGCTGGCGGCGGGCTCGTACGCCTTCTTTGCCGTGCCGGGGGAGAAGGCGTGGAAGCTCATCTTCAACCGCAACCCCAAGCAGTGGGGCGACTACACCCACAAGGACGAGGAGGACGTGGTCAGCTTCGAGGTGAAGCCCATGCCCATGCCCCACCTCCAGGAGCGGCTCACCTACGCCCTCGCCGTGAAGAGCGACACCGCCCTGGTGGCGACCCTGGCCTGGGAGAAGGTGGCCGTGGCCTTCGAGATCGGCCTGGACGCTCCGGGCCTCTACTGGGCCTACCTGAACCGCACCCTCGCCGGCGCGAAGCCCGACGAGTACGTCCCCTTCCTCCGGGGCGCCCGCTACTGCCTGGACAGCGGCACCCACCTGGACCAGGGCCTGGCCTGGGCCGACCAGTCCATCAAGGCCAAGGAGACCTACGGCAACCTGGAGACCAAGGCCCGCCTCCTCCACAGGACGGGGCGCGCCGCCGAGGCCCTGCCGCTCCTGAAGAAGGCCCTGGACCTGGCCGTGGCCGCCCAGGTCCCCCAGGACTACACGGACGGCCTGAAGAAGACCCTCGCGGACTGGCAGGGCAAGTAG
- a CDS encoding ferritin-like domain-containing protein, whose translation MDSIQTITDINQRPDLRTFHPDALPWPSKLDPAEHAFCSRVCGFPTIRMNESRAYWGKELAQLADIERHVSICLGLISGFASDSGLLGGVPMMNAMLRFAAEEYQHANMFYRYVELLIGQPLDLSGESLEHRLGLFLGPESPGAKLVALLASAYPGETVITLFEHRVRLFDPTQRHFATRMLVAHGLDEARHIQFDHYVLGQLAPSLDDGEWADARRLCRNMEAANHALAERYEARMRQILPCEFVEGNTAARIQRHFSQKLLRETLAGRTFRLADQALSSQDRALVMDFTGRASIHPGGGSTWH comes from the coding sequence ATGGACTCCATCCAGACCATCACAGACATCAACCAGCGCCCGGACTTGCGGACCTTCCACCCGGATGCCCTGCCATGGCCTTCCAAACTGGACCCTGCCGAGCATGCGTTCTGCAGTCGCGTGTGCGGGTTCCCGACGATTCGCATGAACGAATCCCGCGCATATTGGGGCAAGGAACTTGCCCAGCTGGCTGACATCGAGCGCCATGTTTCGATCTGCCTCGGCCTCATCAGCGGCTTTGCATCGGACTCCGGGCTGCTGGGCGGGGTCCCGATGATGAACGCGATGCTCCGCTTCGCAGCGGAGGAATACCAGCACGCCAACATGTTCTACCGCTACGTGGAACTCCTCATCGGACAACCCCTCGATCTCTCGGGGGAATCGCTTGAACACCGCCTTGGCCTTTTCCTGGGCCCGGAATCCCCGGGAGCCAAGCTCGTTGCGCTGCTCGCCTCCGCCTATCCGGGGGAGACGGTGATCACCCTCTTCGAGCATCGGGTCCGACTGTTCGACCCGACCCAGCGCCACTTCGCCACCCGCATGCTGGTGGCTCACGGGCTGGATGAGGCCCGCCACATCCAGTTCGACCATTATGTCCTGGGCCAGCTCGCGCCATCCCTGGACGATGGGGAATGGGCGGACGCCCGACGCCTATGCAGGAACATGGAGGCGGCCAACCACGCCCTCGCGGAGCGCTATGAGGCCCGGATGCGTCAGATCCTGCCCTGCGAATTTGTGGAGGGGAATACCGCGGCCCGGATCCAGCGCCACTTCTCCCAGAAGCTCCTAAGGGAAACCCTGGCGGGCCGAACCTTCCGATTGGCGGACCAGGCCCTGTCCAGCCAGGACCGGGCCTTGGTGATGGACTTCACCGGGAGGGCGTCCATCCACCCGGGAGGAGGCTCAACGTGGCACTGA
- a CDS encoding darcynin family protein: MNYAAMMSIKYSSDWLAMPRKDRNRFNEEILAPILARFAGKVSVRFFDAEAFSADVSDFALFEFGDPKDYYFLIEELRDTELYTKEWLSVKGILLGIEDGYQAFETTAAAHSGQGA, encoded by the coding sequence ATGAACTACGCAGCAATGATGAGCATCAAGTATTCCAGCGACTGGCTCGCGATGCCCCGGAAGGACCGGAACCGATTCAACGAGGAGATCCTCGCGCCCATTCTCGCGAGGTTCGCCGGGAAAGTGAGCGTGCGATTCTTCGACGCCGAGGCGTTCTCTGCCGATGTCTCCGACTTCGCCCTGTTTGAATTCGGAGATCCGAAGGACTACTACTTCCTGATCGAGGAACTGAGGGACACCGAACTCTATACCAAGGAGTGGCTGTCCGTGAAGGGGATCCTCCTGGGGATCGAGGATGGCTACCAAGCCTTCGAAACCACGGCGGCAGCCCATTCAGGTCAGGGAGCGTGA
- a CDS encoding SpoIIE family protein phosphatase has translation MSPSLRAIRWKLVLSSVFALVLALGSFYLNNWVYAPSDDQCTWKPVGKRVVIAEILPNGEAETAGLLDGDELLSIHGRKVDARHLTDAQRYINAQPEGRILIYTVLREGRILRLPVKMVKSFDRTSLLVLVSALVAWAMGLLVVVSSPSRKIARHFYYIGIVSLLVTVLVGVGPALDAVSLPLLVPMILTSALALGLAPPLWLHFFLRFPHPFPLRTNRHFLAALYGFSLGGGVLLGLRLLLRTFDRNEFFQEVFVYLDQSWIGRVVGMATPAVAITGLVLFWIGAFKLQGRKRAGLIPTLLFSTAIMADLFAFNVLQRIAGASLIFQREAWIFFLPLPLLPLSFAYAIFRHGFFDVRRALLRWVTYFGVLGITLALYLGGLAYLFAQGIQVVPSAWVGVLVGISAIPIGWLLRWMLQALRRIFRRDLHTAREVILGNLRETRKRFSEEALLASLADSIREAYRPHVLLMLGVDQRRLVLPPVPDPDPEDPFAEQLARPAVLELPLDILRHARENREVVLGMGSDEADWVREQGEALRAHLDALEVQVLALIMVNEEPHAGLMLGGKYAELNYGREDRELLREVAIAAGQLLETAVLHRRMLDQGRIEQELQTARAIQEGLITSVPPDMPGFQAALRLSPALETGGDLLWVGRRPSGSWIAAVGDVSGKGLAAALYMSQAMALLKMAAHQEGMSFEEILPTLDRTLRSLMGPRDFLTLSLLEWDRDGRYRTARAGHPPPLLVSGAQACDAREMEIPGRGLGLRPWRDGNWVVQEGVLESRQWLVMYSDGLTEAMNRQGELYGVRRLRDQVQRIWGTGSVRAACEAVFHDVTAFDAQNRDDRTLFILSRESA, from the coding sequence TTGTCCCCCTCCCTTCGAGCCATCCGCTGGAAATTGGTCCTCAGCAGCGTCTTCGCGCTGGTGCTGGCCCTGGGCTCCTTCTACCTCAACAACTGGGTCTACGCCCCCTCGGACGACCAGTGCACCTGGAAGCCCGTGGGCAAACGGGTGGTCATCGCCGAGATCCTCCCCAACGGGGAGGCCGAGACGGCCGGCCTCCTGGACGGGGACGAACTCCTCTCCATCCACGGCCGGAAGGTGGACGCCCGTCACCTGACCGACGCCCAGCGGTACATCAACGCCCAGCCCGAGGGGCGCATCCTGATCTACACCGTGCTGCGCGAGGGGCGCATCCTCCGCCTGCCGGTGAAGATGGTCAAGAGCTTCGACCGCACGAGCCTGCTGGTCCTGGTGTCGGCCCTCGTGGCCTGGGCCATGGGCCTCCTGGTCGTGGTGTCCTCCCCCTCCCGGAAGATCGCGCGCCACTTCTACTACATCGGCATCGTCTCCCTCCTGGTGACCGTGCTGGTGGGGGTCGGGCCGGCCCTGGACGCGGTGTCGCTGCCCCTCCTCGTGCCGATGATCCTCACCTCGGCCCTGGCCCTGGGCCTGGCGCCCCCGCTGTGGCTCCACTTCTTCCTCCGCTTCCCGCACCCCTTCCCCCTGCGCACCAACCGGCACTTCCTGGCCGCCCTCTACGGGTTCTCCCTGGGCGGCGGCGTCCTGCTCGGCCTGCGGCTCCTGCTGCGCACCTTCGACCGGAACGAGTTCTTCCAGGAGGTGTTCGTCTACCTGGACCAGAGCTGGATCGGCCGGGTGGTGGGCATGGCCACCCCCGCGGTCGCCATCACCGGCCTGGTGCTCTTCTGGATCGGCGCCTTCAAGCTCCAGGGCAGGAAGCGGGCCGGCCTCATCCCCACCCTCCTGTTCTCCACGGCCATCATGGCCGACCTGTTCGCCTTCAACGTCCTGCAGCGGATCGCCGGGGCCAGCCTCATCTTCCAGCGGGAGGCGTGGATCTTCTTCCTGCCCCTGCCGCTCCTCCCCCTCTCCTTCGCCTACGCCATCTTCCGCCACGGGTTCTTCGACGTCCGCCGCGCCCTGCTCCGGTGGGTCACCTACTTCGGCGTCCTGGGGATCACCCTGGCCCTCTACCTGGGGGGCCTCGCGTACCTCTTCGCCCAGGGCATCCAGGTCGTCCCCTCCGCCTGGGTGGGCGTGCTCGTCGGCATCTCGGCCATCCCCATCGGGTGGCTCCTGAGGTGGATGCTCCAGGCCCTGCGCCGCATCTTCCGCCGGGACCTCCACACGGCCCGGGAGGTCATCCTGGGGAATCTGCGGGAGACCCGCAAGCGCTTCTCCGAGGAGGCCCTCCTCGCCAGCCTCGCGGACTCGATCCGGGAGGCCTACCGGCCCCACGTCCTCCTCATGCTGGGCGTGGACCAGCGCCGCCTCGTGCTGCCCCCCGTGCCCGACCCCGACCCCGAGGATCCCTTCGCCGAGCAGCTCGCCCGGCCCGCCGTCCTGGAACTCCCCCTGGACATCCTCCGCCACGCCCGGGAGAACCGCGAGGTCGTCCTGGGCATGGGGAGCGACGAGGCCGACTGGGTGCGGGAGCAGGGCGAGGCCCTGCGCGCCCACCTGGACGCGCTGGAGGTCCAGGTCCTCGCGCTGATCATGGTGAACGAGGAGCCCCACGCCGGCCTGATGCTCGGGGGCAAGTACGCCGAGCTCAACTACGGCCGCGAGGACCGGGAACTGCTGCGCGAGGTGGCCATCGCCGCCGGGCAGCTCCTCGAGACCGCGGTGCTCCACCGCCGGATGCTGGACCAGGGCCGCATCGAGCAGGAGCTCCAGACCGCCCGGGCCATCCAGGAAGGCCTGATCACCAGCGTCCCCCCCGACATGCCGGGCTTCCAGGCCGCCCTTCGCCTCAGCCCCGCCCTCGAGACCGGCGGCGACCTCCTCTGGGTGGGCCGCAGGCCCTCGGGGAGCTGGATCGCCGCCGTGGGCGACGTGAGCGGCAAGGGCCTCGCGGCGGCCCTCTACATGAGCCAGGCCATGGCCCTGCTGAAGATGGCGGCCCACCAGGAGGGGATGTCCTTCGAGGAGATCCTCCCCACCCTGGACCGCACCCTCCGGAGCCTCATGGGCCCCCGGGACTTCCTCACCCTCTCCCTCCTCGAGTGGGACCGGGACGGCCGCTACCGGACCGCCCGGGCCGGGCATCCGCCCCCGCTCCTCGTGAGCGGCGCCCAGGCCTGCGACGCCCGCGAAATGGAGATCCCCGGCCGCGGGCTGGGCCTCCGCCCCTGGCGGGACGGGAACTGGGTCGTCCAGGAGGGCGTCCTGGAATCCAGGCAGTGGCTGGTGATGTACAGCGACGGCCTCACCGAGGCCATGAACAGGCAGGGCGAACTCTACGGTGTGCGGCGCCTCCGGGACCAGGTCCAGCGGATCTGGGGCACGGGATCGGTGCGGGCCGCCTGCGAAGCCGTCTTCCACGACGTCACCGCCTTCGACGCCCAGAACCGGGATGACCGCACCCTCTTCATCCTCTCCAGGGAGTCCGCATGA
- a CDS encoding SirB1 family protein, with the protein MSFHQYLQEDPACGRLLEGAVAAVGPLMEDPDPAPVVAAVEAWADTLAGRMPLPWNVHAAVDALNHYLFTELGLQGDRETYDDPANAVLPAVLHRRRGMPITLSILWLEAARRLGFQALGIGLPGHFVTAISLDVGRLYYDPFNGGRSIGETEAARLVTQATGGRAAFHPAMLAPLDNRAILTRLVRNLHIRFARTANWDEALWTATHLVLLQPEDGGAYRDRAFVRLKRGDEAEALADLQEAIRLSPEGDPGLAAWLDKLRRD; encoded by the coding sequence ATGTCCTTCCACCAGTACCTCCAGGAAGACCCCGCCTGCGGCCGGCTCCTGGAGGGGGCCGTGGCCGCCGTCGGGCCCCTGATGGAGGACCCCGACCCGGCGCCGGTGGTGGCGGCCGTCGAGGCCTGGGCGGACACCCTCGCGGGCCGGATGCCCCTGCCCTGGAACGTGCACGCCGCGGTGGACGCCCTGAACCACTACCTCTTCACCGAACTGGGCCTGCAGGGCGACCGCGAGACCTACGACGACCCCGCCAACGCCGTCCTCCCCGCCGTCCTCCACCGCCGCCGGGGCATGCCCATCACCCTCTCCATCCTGTGGCTGGAGGCGGCCCGGAGGCTGGGCTTCCAGGCCCTGGGCATCGGGCTCCCGGGCCACTTCGTCACCGCCATCTCGCTGGACGTGGGACGCCTCTACTACGACCCCTTCAACGGGGGCCGGAGCATCGGGGAGACCGAGGCGGCCCGCCTCGTGACGCAGGCCACCGGGGGGCGCGCCGCCTTCCACCCCGCCATGCTGGCGCCCCTGGACAACCGCGCGATCCTCACCCGGCTCGTGCGCAACCTCCACATCCGCTTCGCCCGCACCGCCAACTGGGACGAAGCCCTGTGGACGGCCACCCACCTGGTGCTGCTCCAGCCCGAGGACGGGGGGGCCTACCGCGACCGCGCCTTCGTCCGCCTCAAGCGGGGCGACGAGGCGGAAGCCCTGGCCGACCTGCAGGAGGCCATCCGCCTCAGCCCCGAGGGCGACCCCGGGCTCGCGGCCTGGCTCGACAAGCTCCGGAGGGACTGA
- the ribA gene encoding GTP cyclohydrolase II: protein MAPKDSSSAPNLGLPPDSPLEVVTKFEAESVPFVAKANVPSIFGKYVVYGFLEKLTGKEHLAIVSGDIDARKRVNVRIHSECWTGDVLGSLKCDCRAQLEAALRHIGEHGGIVLYLRQEGRGIGLLNKLKAYALQEQGFDTVEANHELGFQDDLRTYESAVEMLRFFGVHKVRLLTNNPRKINALEEAGIHVQREAHQLAANPYNLRYLKTKASKSGHMLDFKEDPSL from the coding sequence ATGGCCCCCAAAGACAGCAGCAGCGCCCCCAACCTGGGCCTCCCGCCCGATTCCCCCCTCGAGGTCGTGACCAAGTTCGAGGCCGAATCCGTCCCCTTCGTGGCGAAGGCCAACGTCCCCTCCATCTTCGGCAAGTACGTCGTCTACGGCTTCCTCGAGAAGCTCACCGGCAAGGAGCACCTCGCCATCGTCTCCGGCGACATCGACGCCCGCAAGCGGGTCAATGTCCGGATCCACAGCGAGTGCTGGACCGGCGACGTCCTGGGCAGCCTGAAGTGCGACTGCCGCGCCCAGCTTGAGGCCGCCCTGCGGCACATCGGCGAGCACGGCGGCATCGTGCTCTACCTCCGCCAGGAGGGCCGCGGCATCGGCCTCCTGAACAAGCTGAAGGCCTACGCCCTCCAGGAGCAGGGCTTCGACACCGTCGAGGCCAACCACGAGCTCGGGTTCCAGGACGACCTGCGCACCTACGAGTCCGCGGTCGAGATGCTGCGCTTCTTCGGCGTGCACAAGGTCCGCCTCCTGACCAACAACCCTCGCAAGATCAACGCCCTCGAGGAGGCCGGGATCCACGTCCAGCGCGAGGCCCACCAGCTGGCGGCGAACCCCTACAACCTCCGCTACCTCAAGACGAAGGCCAGCAAGTCGGGCCACATGCTGGACTTCAAGGAGGATCCCTCCCTCTGA
- the pcm gene encoding protein-L-isoaspartate O-methyltransferase, with translation MDAPGWKAPISYTTDQESERARMIAEQIRDRGVADPRVLAAMAAVPRHAFLEPALAGLAYADRPLPLGFGQTISQPYIVAFMAEALGLRGGERVLEVGSGCGYMAAVLARLAGSVHGIELEAALVARACRTLAALGGPPVTLRCGDGRFGWPEAAPFDAILASCAAEAIPAAWWDQLAPAGRILLPLERSGRQDLVLARRGPEGPRYLALLPVAFVPLRAPA, from the coding sequence ATGGATGCTCCTGGATGGAAGGCTCCGATATCCTACACCACCGATCAGGAATCTGAGCGGGCCCGGATGATCGCGGAGCAGATCCGGGACCGGGGGGTGGCGGATCCCCGGGTGCTGGCGGCCATGGCCGCCGTGCCCCGCCACGCCTTCCTGGAGCCCGCCCTGGCCGGCCTGGCCTACGCCGACCGGCCCCTGCCCCTGGGTTTCGGCCAAACCATCAGCCAGCCCTACATCGTCGCCTTCATGGCCGAGGCCCTCGGCCTCCGGGGCGGAGAGCGGGTGCTGGAGGTGGGGTCGGGCTGCGGGTACATGGCCGCGGTCCTCGCCCGCCTCGCGGGTTCGGTCCATGGCATCGAGCTGGAGGCCGCCCTGGTCGCCCGGGCCTGCCGGACCCTGGCGGCCCTGGGCGGCCCCCCGGTCACCCTCCGCTGCGGGGATGGCCGGTTCGGCTGGCCGGAGGCCGCCCCCTTCGACGCCATCCTGGCCAGCTGCGCCGCGGAGGCCATCCCGGCCGCCTGGTGGGACCAGCTGGCGCCCGCGGGCCGCATCCTCCTGCCCCTGGAGCGCTCCGGCCGCCAGGACCTGGTGCTGGCGCGGCGGGGCCCCGAGGGGCCCCGCTACCTGGCCCTCCTCCCGGTGGCCTTCGTGCCCCTCCGGGCACCCGCCTAG
- a CDS encoding TauD/TfdA family dioxygenase encodes MRANGFKLGSAPGFDIIATEHGHSILDIPQTLLLRQLKRRGAVLFRGFRVDLGTFSAFVRKASHRTAIDPARAWFAPDVQRVDAGTAAVGLHCENGTTPRVPDVVWFYAAIAAREGSQTTLCEGRAVWYRLAPAVKRLFLDHQVLYERTVPEDLWTRYLQHEMPSLPEGSRLDQAQVDRFCASVPGTRMTVNLDRSLSVSVCAALAHPTRFSPRIAWANSLLGPSYNYQAPRITLDNGRPIPAWAMEEITRVTDACTEAIPWQDGDVVAIDNTRTMHGRRKILDCRRTLYTALSYV; translated from the coding sequence ATGAGAGCCAACGGGTTCAAGCTTGGTTCCGCGCCAGGCTTCGACATCATCGCCACCGAACATGGGCATTCGATCCTGGATATTCCCCAGACGTTGCTTCTCAGGCAATTAAAGCGCCGGGGTGCCGTCCTGTTCAGGGGATTCCGGGTCGATCTGGGGACCTTTTCGGCCTTCGTCCGAAAGGCCAGCCACAGGACCGCCATCGATCCCGCCAGGGCATGGTTCGCACCGGACGTACAACGGGTCGACGCAGGGACCGCCGCCGTCGGCCTCCATTGCGAGAACGGCACGACGCCCCGGGTCCCCGATGTGGTCTGGTTCTATGCTGCCATTGCCGCCCGGGAGGGGTCCCAGACCACCCTGTGCGAGGGACGGGCCGTCTGGTACCGGCTTGCCCCCGCTGTGAAACGCCTGTTCCTGGACCACCAGGTCCTCTACGAGCGCACCGTGCCCGAGGACCTCTGGACCCGCTACCTTCAACACGAAATGCCCAGCCTGCCGGAAGGCTCCCGACTGGACCAGGCCCAGGTCGACCGGTTTTGCGCGTCGGTGCCCGGAACGAGGATGACCGTCAACCTGGACCGGAGCCTTAGCGTGTCCGTGTGCGCCGCCCTGGCCCACCCCACTCGGTTCAGCCCCCGGATCGCCTGGGCCAACAGTCTCCTCGGGCCCTCCTACAACTACCAGGCGCCGCGCATCACGCTGGACAACGGACGCCCCATCCCTGCCTGGGCCATGGAGGAGATCACCCGGGTCACGGATGCTTGCACCGAGGCCATCCCCTGGCAGGATGGGGACGTGGTCGCCATCGACAACACGCGAACCATGCATGGGCGAAGAAAGATCCTGGATTGCCGCAGGACTTTGTATACGGCCCTGTCTTATGTGTGA